AGGTACGGCGGACGATAATCACGCTGCAGATAACTGTCTGCGTCTTCGTCGTCGATGAACCGCTCGGCATGAGGATTAAACGCCAGCTGCCGTCCGCTGCGATAGGCGATGTTGCCAAGATGGCTCAACGCGGTGGAGAGGTGTCCTTCCCAAACCTCTGCCCGCAGATCCTCCGCTTTGCGGGAGCGCACGCAGTCGATGAAATTGCGGAAATGATCCAGTCCCCGCAGCTCCGGGGATACGGTCTGCAAGTCCGCCGCGGTTTTAGCCGGCCCCGGTTCATCCTTTTCGCCTAAAAAGGATTGATAGACGCCCGGCTGCACCTGCATCCACCCCTGGTCGCCGTAAAAGAAACAGCCCGATTTCATCCCCGCTTCGCTGTTGGTGTACAGACTACGCACCTCGACCTCCAGCTTCATGCCATCCGCATAGGCATAGTGGGCGGATTGCAGATTGGGAATTTCCTGGTCTGAATCATAGCCGTAAAATCCGCCGCTGCAAAAGACTTGCACCGGATGGGTCCGTTTGTTCATGCCGCGGCGCAGCACATCGAGAAAATGGACAGCATTGTTGCCCAGTTCACTGGTGCTGGTATCCCAATACCAATGCCATTTGTAATGGAACCGGTTTTCGTTAAAAGGGCGATAAGGCGCAGGGCCGAGAAACAGATCCCAGTGCACGCCCGCCGGCACCGGACTGTCTTTAACCCGGCCGATGTTGCTGCGATGGCCGAAGACGATGACTCTTCCCAGATAAATTTTTCCCAGCAGGCCGTCGCGAATTAGATCGATGGCTTCAGCCACCACCGGGTCGCTGACGTGCTGGGTGCCGATCTGCACGATACGGTTGAACCGACGGCTGGCGCGCACCATCAAACGTCCTTCTTGAAGCGTGTAGGCGAGCGGTTTTTCCACATACACA
This window of the bacterium genome carries:
- a CDS encoding Gfo/Idh/MocA family oxidoreductase translates to MISNRRLFLKTSALTTAALMTPAASGLRAQKKNKPSDTVRLAVAGIRSRGKSHYRNFSRLANVEVNTLCDIDERLFPDAVKEVETLTGKRPKTVVDFRTILDDKEIDAVAIATPDHWHALHTLWACQAGKDVYVEKPLAYTLQEGRLMVRASRRFNRIVQIGTQHVSDPVVAEAIDLIRDGLLGKIYLGRVIVFGHRSNIGRVKDSPVPAGVHWDLFLGPAPYRPFNENRFHYKWHWYWDTSTSELGNNAVHFLDVLRRGMNKRTHPVQVFCSGGFYGYDSDQEIPNLQSAHYAYADGMKLEVEVRSLYTNSEAGMKSGCFFYGDQGWMQVQPGVYQSFLGEKDEPGPAKTAADLQTVSPELRGLDHFRNFIDCVRSRKAEDLRAEVWEGHLSTALSHLGNIAYRSGRQLAFNPHAERFIDDEDADSYLQRDYRPPYLLPENI